One region of Borreliella burgdorferi B31 genomic DNA includes:
- a CDS encoding DUF735 family protein, producing MKIPNLFKNTEIHKFIRTETEYAQALLNELKSLNSNFISINVIENIKSRYIAIWISQVLSIFYAKTQTLQSITSNINSVIFALRHIGTDESFRLIFKTFLNVDIEVTTPEAGVIDISLKGVIKTNFTTFISPSTKKGKRLKKIILREKKPGYAASKKALVFNSLPKGYDHSIYAFIKRIIPIGRVLKINNTDGNNIITFNN from the coding sequence ATGAAAATACCCAATCTTTTCAAAAACACCGAAATTCATAAATTTATACGTACAGAAACAGAATATGCACAAGCATTGCTTAATGAACTTAAGTCCCTTAATTCCAACTTCATATCCATTAATGTAATAGAAAATATAAAATCAAGATATATTGCAATATGGATATCTCAAGTTTTATCTATCTTTTATGCAAAAACTCAAACTTTACAAAGTATTACAAGCAATATTAATAGTGTTATTTTTGCTTTACGTCATATTGGCACTGACGAGTCATTTAGACTGATTTTCAAGACCTTTTTAAATGTGGACATTGAAGTTACTACTCCTGAAGCTGGGGTTATTGATATCTCTTTAAAAGGGGTAATAAAAACAAACTTTACTACATTTATTTCGCCTAGCACTAAGAAAGGAAAACGACTAAAAAAGATAATTCTTAGAGAAAAGAAGCCGGGATATGCTGCATCTAAAAAGGCTTTAGTATTCAACTCACTTCCTAAGGGCTATGATCATTCAATTTATGCTTTTATTAAGAGAATTATTCCTATTGGTAGAGTTCTCAAAATTAATAATACAGATGGTAACAATATTATAACTTTTAACAACTAA
- a CDS encoding BBA14 family lipoprotein: protein MLKRLHCLLIVLLLCCTTIANLPEEPKPPIIPTLKSLAKYETQLSEYVMYLVTFLAKTKVKVNDPNYPEYPYPDLSTLKDEHSIPAVKHNIKIYLEYIKKAKPIAEKVYHQYSKLKM from the coding sequence ATGCTTAAAAGATTGCATTGTTTACTAATTGTTTTGTTGTTATGTTGCACCACTATTGCTAACCTACCAGAAGAACCAAAACCGCCAATTATTCCAACGCTAAAATCTTTAGCTAAATATGAAACACAACTTTCAGAATATGTTATGTATCTTGTAACATTTTTAGCTAAAACAAAAGTGAAAGTTAATGACCCCAATTATCCAGAATATCCTTATCCAGACTTATCAACACTAAAAGACGAACACTCTATACCTGCGGTAAAACATAACATCAAGATATATTTAGAGTACATTAAAAAAGCAAAACCAATAGCGGAAAAAGTATATCATCAATATTCGAAGTTAAAAATGTAA
- the blyA gene encoding holin BlyA, whose translation MDTIKLTELLINLNEIKLIAVMIFVTVLVLGVLILLKPLLKDILTIVIGKIFKNGNGNGKNHIKKRD comes from the coding sequence ATGGATACTATTAAATTAACCGAACTTCTTATCAATTTAAACGAAATTAAACTTATAGCGGTAATGATTTTTGTAACAGTGCTGGTTTTAGGAGTATTAATTCTTCTCAAGCCTTTACTAAAAGACATATTGACTATTGTAATAGGCAAGATTTTTAAGAATGGTAATGGTAATGGCAAAAATCACATTAAAAAAAGAGATTAA
- a CDS encoding plasmid maintenance protein has translation MKGFSNTTKNPTCHNKHQHKLIYLASTLDFLNKKDKKYTQQNILYYYNENLKRNGLAPTTLRTMQNYLYKLEKVLKVTTNYYQHMGVNCGTEIYYKLKYPKKECYQKINKYFKERKNSRFKSRVNNHFKDNVSKNSSVNSVECLSNKNNIKEERKINEIEKYQVIKYFNKSNFLCKEILPFLLTLNVDKDTMIKIIKNIKRVENKLLKNTNLNKSCFKEKQEKLKKILNNTQKEFEQNGYNPEQLKTNLQKVYENYKFKPHFIIERHKYNDLNNIKRKLEKAIEREKQNSQQNYQNLKENIFNILIEQLKKETNIEILKPIIKKYLNNQKKIEYNKVFGIYHLELSEIIKNEKNSLTTEEFSIKAV, from the coding sequence ATGAAAGGTTTTTCAAATACCACAAAAAATCCCACTTGCCACAACAAACACCAACACAAGTTAATATATCTAGCTTCAACACTAGATTTTCTAAACAAAAAAGATAAGAAATACACACAACAAAACATACTCTATTACTATAATGAAAATCTAAAAAGAAATGGTCTAGCTCCCACTACTCTAAGAACAATGCAAAATTATCTTTACAAATTAGAAAAAGTATTAAAAGTCACAACTAATTACTACCAACATATGGGTGTAAATTGTGGAACTGAAATTTACTATAAGCTAAAGTATCCTAAAAAAGAATGTTACCAGAAAATCAACAAGTACTTTAAAGAACGAAAAAACTCTAGATTTAAATCTAGAGTTAATAACCATTTTAAAGACAATGTTTCCAAAAATAGTAGTGTAAATTCAGTGGAGTGTTTAAGTAATAAAAATAATATAAAAGAAGAAAGAAAGATTAACGAAATAGAAAAATATCAAGTAATAAAGTACTTCAACAAAAGTAACTTCTTATGTAAAGAAATTCTTCCATTTTTATTAACATTAAATGTTGATAAAGATACTATGATTAAAATAATCAAAAACATAAAAAGAGTTGAAAATAAATTGCTAAAAAACACAAATTTAAATAAATCTTGCTTTAAAGAAAAGCAAGAGAAACTAAAGAAAATTCTAAATAACACTCAGAAAGAATTCGAACAAAATGGATATAATCCCGAACAATTAAAGACAAATTTACAAAAAGTATACGAAAATTACAAATTTAAGCCCCACTTTATTATTGAAAGGCATAAATATAACGATTTAAACAACATAAAACGTAAATTAGAAAAGGCGATTGAAAGGGAAAAGCAAAATTCTCAACAAAATTATCAAAATTTAAAGGAAAATATTTTCAATATCCTTATTGAACAACTAAAAAAAGAAACAAATATTGAAATTCTAAAGCCAATTATCAAAAAATATTTGAATAACCAAAAGAAAATAGAATACAATAAAGTATTTGGTATATATCATCTTGAATTATCAGAAATAATAAAAAATGAAAAAAATTCTTTAACCACAGAAGAATTTAGCATAAAGGCCGTATGA
- a CDS encoding DUF276 domain-containing protein: MSIVFDSDFGILKRTIKDIVRAKREYLRVNYGINIDDNQSSIYNIIASSLALIEEEIINELNLFFSKMKPGGTYWAAIEEHISSKSTTYSAVRNALLNLDGIEYTNIKSAAGKANIYLILKETLLDTSKSNINSPEFKAKLWETLYLTTPSGTLLEGDIEIDGLNSTGQRKSYKISLGKRKYVYMKVKYKLDLKNYLYLNIDSQIRDIYSRIISNNYSDMGISFEYQDFFAPVNEVKGIKFMEISACIKDTDTESITKIGDSDFKKNQDIAINDDTMLLFNMTDRLLIDIG; the protein is encoded by the coding sequence ATGAGCATAGTTTTTGATTCTGATTTTGGCATTTTAAAACGTACAATTAAGGATATTGTAAGAGCTAAAAGAGAATATTTGCGTGTAAATTATGGTATTAATATTGACGACAATCAAAGCTCAATTTATAACATTATTGCGTCTTCTTTGGCATTAATTGAAGAAGAAATAATTAATGAGCTCAATCTCTTTTTTTCTAAAATGAAACCTGGTGGTACTTATTGGGCTGCTATTGAAGAACACATTTCTTCTAAAAGCACAACTTACAGTGCTGTTCGCAATGCTTTACTTAATCTTGATGGGATTGAGTACACTAATATTAAAAGTGCAGCTGGTAAAGCCAACATATATCTAATTCTAAAGGAAACTTTACTAGACACTAGTAAATCTAATATTAATAGTCCTGAATTTAAAGCAAAACTTTGGGAAACATTATATCTAACAACTCCTAGTGGTACTTTACTTGAGGGAGACATAGAAATTGATGGTCTCAATTCAACTGGACAACGTAAATCCTATAAAATATCACTAGGGAAAAGAAAATATGTTTACATGAAAGTAAAGTATAAACTTGACCTTAAAAACTATCTCTACTTAAACATAGACTCTCAAATTAGGGACATTTATTCTAGGATTATTTCAAATAACTATTCTGATATGGGAATTAGCTTTGAATATCAAGACTTTTTTGCTCCAGTTAATGAAGTTAAAGGAATTAAGTTTATGGAAATAAGTGCTTGTATTAAAGATACAGACACTGAGAGTATTACAAAAATTGGTGATAGCGATTTTAAAAAAAATCAAGATATTGCCATTAATGATGACACAATGCTACTTTTCAATATGACAGATAGATTGCTTATTGATATTGGATAG
- a CDS encoding DUF685 domain-containing protein, protein MADDQEKLLIDEEETVQIKDLNKVTTVNDTDLLLLDDGAASSNAITFKNFLDASKDKIFKGEGLDYFKQIIKSTIAEELAADKDFVEKIYAKITDKLINNDSTNISNLFSKIKSRLTDSISSATLSRSDHLLIMPSSDTIQKTPVPKHILGVPSNLAYGSITRSTTLYPSDYENNAIFINMEDNDDVTLIFSKSYDNSPVYLDIEIQVKINDNRMQKKSLKLQYSDETTYNRVYEIAGPRGLFTRIPIYKGWYVQKRASLYGDPVPDLLKL, encoded by the coding sequence ATGGCTGATGATCAAGAAAAATTACTAATTGATGAAGAAGAAACGGTTCAAATAAAAGATTTAAATAAGGTTACGACCGTTAACGATACTGATCTTTTACTGCTTGATGATGGAGCTGCAAGCAGTAATGCTATCACCTTTAAAAACTTTTTAGATGCTTCTAAAGACAAAATATTTAAAGGAGAGGGATTAGACTATTTTAAGCAGATAATTAAGTCTACAATTGCCGAAGAACTTGCAGCTGATAAAGATTTTGTAGAAAAAATTTATGCTAAAATAACGGACAAATTAATTAACAACGATTCTACTAATATTTCTAACCTTTTTAGTAAAATTAAATCACGCCTTACAGATAGCATATCATCAGCCACTTTATCTAGAAGTGATCATCTTTTGATAATGCCTTCATCAGATACTATTCAAAAAACACCCGTTCCTAAACATATACTTGGAGTACCATCAAATCTTGCTTATGGCAGCATAACTAGAAGTACTACACTTTATCCTTCTGACTATGAGAATAACGCGATATTTATTAATATGGAAGACAATGATGATGTAACTCTTATTTTTTCTAAAAGTTACGATAATTCTCCCGTTTATCTTGATATTGAAATTCAAGTAAAAATCAATGATAATAGGATGCAGAAAAAATCATTAAAACTTCAGTATTCTGATGAAACTACATACAATAGGGTTTATGAAATTGCGGGCCCCCGCGGACTATTCACCAGAATTCCCATTTATAAAGGATGGTATGTCCAAAAAAGAGCCTCCTTGTATGGAGATCCAGTCCCAGATCTTTTAAAACTGTAA
- a CDS encoding BlyB family putative holin accessory protein, with amino-acid sequence MKLSKDNVELGLTSLSTLIDIFSKFEDEFDEIAHKGFFLVYELYSHYKLIYTANMERLESALTPAINKALAPLNEKINQCIDLVNSDEKNLKISNDLKFNQEGKPIYKERTNNAK; translated from the coding sequence ATGAAATTATCCAAAGATAATGTTGAGCTTGGACTTACGTCTTTATCAACCCTTATTGATATATTTTCTAAATTTGAAGATGAATTTGATGAAATTGCACATAAAGGATTCTTTTTGGTTTATGAGCTGTATTCTCATTATAAATTAATCTATACAGCAAATATGGAAAGACTTGAGAGTGCATTAACCCCAGCAATAAATAAAGCACTCGCTCCATTAAATGAAAAAATCAATCAATGCATTGACTTAGTTAATTCTGATGAAAAAAATCTCAAAATATCTAATGATCTGAAATTCAATCAGGAAGGAAAACCTATCTATAAGGAAAGAACAAATAATGCAAAATAA
- a CDS encoding DUF777 family protein: MNEDYEIYRMNQRLYGQALAQEDLKNWIYSNIFIIKIGTVKEFKHQTQEAIVTIPEFEDLEIHTKNISNISLELSKGDCVLLLQSSINIFDKNNDIHFDKHHFYILSAISPKTLNLISDTVKIRANNKIEIANQTTSLKKILDNIVSAINGIKIIGDSVIDESSLKIATAQINSDINSLFK, encoded by the coding sequence ATGAATGAAGACTATGAAATTTACAGAATGAATCAACGCCTTTATGGCCAGGCATTGGCTCAAGAAGACCTTAAAAATTGGATTTATTCAAACATTTTTATAATTAAAATTGGCACTGTAAAGGAGTTTAAACATCAAACTCAAGAAGCTATTGTTACAATACCCGAATTTGAAGATTTAGAAATTCACACAAAAAATATCTCTAATATCAGTTTAGAACTATCAAAAGGTGATTGCGTTTTACTACTTCAATCAAGCATTAATATTTTTGATAAAAATAACGATATTCACTTTGACAAACATCATTTTTATATACTTAGTGCAATTAGCCCAAAGACTTTAAATCTAATCTCTGATACTGTTAAAATTAGAGCGAATAATAAAATTGAAATAGCAAACCAAACAACTAGCTTAAAAAAAATTCTAGATAATATTGTTAGTGCTATCAATGGTATAAAAATTATAGGGGACTCAGTAATTGACGAATCAAGCTTAAAAATAGCAACCGCTCAAATTAATTCTGATATTAATAGTTTGTTTAAGTAA
- a CDS encoding DUF2634 domain-containing protein: MDLRLGNNFELVFNNDLSLVDGIDEQKQRFLIFLKTLRGSLSYAPHWGLDYFLLLKLLKINNLHAVKNYFHEISKELNLDLINISTTIQDNKAHISFFFSGDVLNMEFNL, encoded by the coding sequence ATGGATTTAAGATTAGGCAATAATTTTGAATTGGTATTTAATAACGATTTATCACTTGTTGATGGAATTGATGAACAAAAACAAAGATTTTTGATATTTTTAAAAACCTTAAGGGGTAGTTTAAGCTATGCTCCTCATTGGGGACTGGACTATTTCTTGCTTTTAAAGCTGTTAAAAATTAACAATCTTCACGCTGTAAAAAATTATTTTCATGAAATATCTAAAGAGCTTAACTTAGATTTAATAAATATTTCAACTACTATACAAGACAACAAAGCACATATATCCTTTTTTTTCTCGGGCGATGTTTTAAATATGGAGTTTAATTTATGA
- a CDS encoding ERF family protein: protein MENLSNNNQEIQNNIQAKISFRKDMKTLKMNLPGIDKSLKGYGYKYQNFNEIVREIKNVIKKHNLELDIEQYPISIEGQYGIVDYIRTTFYSTSTGYEFSFDTRIPTENLQWNNENGSKVTNTVYQMFGSGITYVKRYALVAALGIESEIDTDAAPIYNNHENENSMPSKQVSVNQKQEQKREQKQEINQIQKNNTIQNQKRDIKQEQKKDRLYYYGVFKEALSNIKDWVNSPTTKDNINSIIQKISFIQNIDPNNFDDIKKIESDLISYFEKNSDFKSINYWAEIIKNYFKKNNRLKDLQDFERFMGLKRPIYGPSPLIFFSILKEYERFDEIFAA, encoded by the coding sequence ATGGAAAATCTTTCAAACAATAATCAAGAAATACAAAATAATATTCAAGCAAAAATAAGCTTCCGAAAAGATATGAAAACCCTAAAAATGAATTTACCAGGGATTGACAAAAGTCTTAAAGGATATGGATATAAATATCAAAATTTCAATGAAATAGTTAGAGAAATTAAAAATGTTATTAAAAAGCACAATTTGGAGCTTGATATTGAGCAATATCCAATTTCTATAGAGGGTCAATATGGCATAGTTGATTATATTAGGACTACATTCTACAGTACAAGTACTGGATATGAATTTTCTTTTGATACGCGAATTCCTACAGAAAATTTACAATGGAACAATGAAAATGGGTCTAAAGTTACAAATACAGTGTATCAGATGTTTGGTTCAGGCATTACTTATGTCAAAAGGTATGCTTTAGTTGCAGCTCTTGGTATAGAAAGTGAAATAGATACTGATGCAGCTCCTATTTACAATAACCACGAAAACGAAAATTCTATGCCTAGCAAGCAAGTTAGTGTTAATCAAAAGCAAGAACAAAAAAGAGAACAAAAACAAGAGATTAATCAAATTCAAAAAAATAACACTATTCAAAACCAGAAAAGAGATATTAAGCAAGAACAAAAAAAAGATAGGCTTTATTATTACGGTGTTTTTAAAGAAGCTTTGTCTAATATAAAAGACTGGGTAAATAGCCCTACAACAAAAGATAATATAAACTCAATTATTCAAAAAATAAGCTTTATTCAGAATATAGACCCCAATAATTTTGATGATATCAAGAAAATTGAATCTGATTTAATCTCGTATTTTGAGAAAAATAGTGATTTTAAAAGCATAAACTATTGGGCCGAGATTATAAAAAACTATTTCAAGAAAAATAATAGATTAAAGGATTTACAAGATTTTGAAAGGTTTATGGGGCTTAAGAGGCCTATTTATGGCCCTAGTCCATTAATATTCTTTAGTATCTTAAAAGAATACGAACGGTTTGATGAGATATTTGCAGCATAG
- a CDS encoding Mlp family lipoprotein encodes MKIINILFCLFLLLLNSCNSNDNDTLKNNAQQTKSRGKRDLTQKEATPEKPKSKEELLREKLSEDQKTHLDWLKEALGNDGEFDKFLGYDESKIKTALDHIKSELDKCNGNDADQQKTTFKQTVQGALSGGIDGFGSNNAVTTCGNGS; translated from the coding sequence ATGAAAATCATCAACATATTATTTTGTTTATTTTTACTACTACTAAATAGCTGCAATTCTAATGATAATGACACTTTAAAAAACAATGCACAACAAACAAAAAGCAGGGGAAAGCGTGATTTAACCCAAAAAGAAGCAACACCAGAAAAACCTAAATCTAAAGAAGAACTACTTAGAGAAAAGCTATCTGAAGACCAGAAAACACACCTTGACTGGTTAAAAGAAGCTCTGGGTAATGATGGAGAATTTGATAAATTTTTAGGATATGATGAAAGTAAAATAAAAACAGCACTTGATCATATAAAAAGTGAACTTGATAAATGTAATGGAAATGATGCAGACCAACAAAAAACCACTTTCAAACAAACAGTTCAAGGAGCTCTTAGTGGGGGGATAGATGGATTTGGTTCAAATAATGCAGTTACTACCTGCGGCAATGGGTCCTAA
- a CDS encoding DUF693 family protein, with the protein MLLLQYDFKIEFYNVDTSKKSPDGIPFAEEIPKIIINTQDGIHIDISISNVYSNIHTISSKQAKVVLWNLPLDFTDDIKFGDIVKIYYKKFAHEKNFDFIMAGTLGPPMSTDYPGGDFSVDLDVRLLTKSNFFNRELAGKEGKNFKGKTVKEAIESVFPNRNILNMDEKDCLKIIDKDIYATTPKEFIDKIKGTYVHNVIADIGTGLRGYECYLIFTNYIKKGENVHYEALEDYGLEFIPQQEITLGTTLKKNLIFWNAKTFFTHKLNVGDKVSFIDGLGKMIKTTIKETSARLSNTGECSLILKLEDDSNTKRKK; encoded by the coding sequence ATGCTGTTACTACAATATGATTTTAAAATTGAGTTCTACAATGTAGATACATCAAAAAAATCACCTGATGGAATTCCTTTCGCCGAAGAAATTCCTAAAATTATCATCAATACACAAGATGGAATTCATATTGATATTTCCATATCCAACGTGTATTCAAATATTCATACTATAAGTTCCAAACAAGCAAAAGTCGTACTTTGGAATCTTCCCTTAGACTTCACCGACGACATTAAATTTGGAGATATAGTAAAAATATATTATAAGAAATTTGCTCATGAAAAAAATTTTGATTTCATAATGGCAGGAACTTTAGGACCTCCTATGAGCACTGATTATCCGGGTGGGGATTTTAGTGTAGATCTTGATGTTCGTTTATTAACTAAAAGCAATTTCTTCAATCGCGAATTGGCAGGCAAAGAAGGCAAAAACTTTAAAGGCAAAACGGTGAAGGAGGCAATAGAATCTGTATTTCCCAATCGCAATATCCTTAATATGGATGAAAAAGATTGTCTTAAAATTATTGACAAAGATATTTATGCCACAACACCAAAAGAGTTTATTGACAAAATTAAAGGAACATATGTTCATAACGTAATAGCCGATATTGGTACTGGTTTACGGGGATATGAATGCTATCTGATATTTACTAATTATATAAAAAAGGGGGAAAATGTCCACTACGAGGCATTAGAAGACTATGGGCTTGAATTTATACCACAACAAGAAATTACTTTGGGCACAACACTCAAAAAAAATCTTATATTTTGGAACGCAAAAACATTTTTCACACATAAGTTAAATGTTGGAGATAAAGTCTCATTTATTGATGGACTAGGGAAAATGATAAAAACCACTATAAAAGAAACAAGTGCAAGGCTTAGCAATACAGGAGAGTGTTCATTAATATTAAAGTTAGAAGATGATTCTAATACAAAACGTAAAAAATAA
- a CDS encoding DUF792 family protein yields the protein MTSNKKIANNAANKIDINNKITNNHDIEKKKIKEKINDIEKKEIREITRIIRDVITQIFALFGADNFLVLFPRMDLKGFGYIPQLFFIKPKNELITRTYNTSCSKRPVINYYDRKAEYVSYNPVMTGEHISLNGGILTSLYKDMISLLKMTVFGNTMLRFDAHLVKEQLANRIQAQVPFSIYSPTFGLKELAVITSLSFKDTPFIDEVEVSLSIEIVKTFALEKYKG from the coding sequence ATGACAAGTAACAAAAAAATTGCTAACAATGCAGCTAACAAAATAGATATTAATAATAAAATTACTAACAATCATGATATTGAAAAGAAAAAAATCAAGGAAAAAATTAATGATATTGAAAAGAAAGAAATCAGGGAGATTACTCGAATAATAAGAGATGTAATAACCCAAATATTTGCCCTTTTCGGAGCAGATAATTTTTTAGTGTTATTTCCTAGAATGGATCTAAAAGGTTTTGGATATATTCCTCAATTGTTTTTTATAAAACCAAAAAATGAACTCATAACACGCACTTATAATACTAGTTGTTCTAAAAGACCAGTTATCAATTATTATGATAGAAAAGCGGAATATGTAAGCTACAATCCGGTAATGACTGGTGAACATATATCATTAAACGGGGGAATACTAACATCCTTATATAAGGATATGATTTCTTTACTCAAAATGACTGTTTTTGGCAATACTATGCTACGCTTTGACGCTCATCTTGTAAAAGAACAACTAGCCAATAGAATACAAGCACAAGTCCCTTTTAGTATATATAGTCCAACTTTTGGCCTTAAAGAATTAGCTGTAATTACAAGTCTTTCGTTTAAAGATACTCCTTTCATTGACGAAGTTGAGGTTAGTTTATCAATAGAAATAGTAAAAACATTTGCATTGGAAAAATATAAAGGATAA
- the revA gene encoding fibronectin-binding protein RevA — translation MRNKNIFKLFFAAMLFVMACKAYVEEKKEIDSLMEDVLALVNDSSGGKFKDYKDKINELKENLKDIGNAELKEKLLNLQNSFQDKLAAKLAALKAAKNTIENITDKDQDISKRKIWSEAKLVGVTVPLLGSNTSGNGDKMSKNAVEQIDKVIKFLEEGTN, via the coding sequence ATGAGAAATAAAAACATATTTAAATTATTTTTTGCAGCAATGTTATTTGTAATGGCTTGTAAAGCATATGTAGAAGAAAAGAAAGAAATAGATTCATTAATGGAGGATGTTTTAGCTCTTGTAAATGATTCTTCTGGAGGCAAATTTAAAGATTATAAAGACAAAATAAATGAATTAAAAGAAAATTTAAAAGATATAGGCAATGCGGAGCTTAAAGAAAAACTATTAAATTTGCAAAATTCCTTTCAGGATAAATTAGCGGCCAAATTAGCAGCGTTAAAAGCAGCTAAAAATACCATTGAAAACATTACTGACAAGGATCAGGATATTTCAAAAAGAAAAATATGGTCAGAAGCAAAATTAGTTGGAGTAACTGTACCACTTCTTGGAAGCAATACTTCTGGTAATGGGGATAAAATGTCTAAAAACGCTGTAGAACAGATAGACAAAGTAATAAAGTTCCTCGAAGAGGGCACTAATTAA
- a CDS encoding BlyB family putative holin accessory protein: protein MQNNTIGLGLNLLSSLTNIAKTDTNIDHNYINTFSKVIDFFYKTYISTLKSMETAESTKIFEEIKDILKYNIEIIEAISYDKNKKIITSLKAKRNKIMKEYIKMLKRSENA from the coding sequence ATGCAAAATAACACTATTGGTTTAGGACTTAATTTACTATCCAGCTTAACTAACATAGCTAAAACTGATACAAACATAGATCATAATTACATTAATACTTTTAGTAAAGTAATAGATTTTTTCTACAAAACATATATAAGCACACTAAAATCTATGGAAACAGCTGAGTCAACTAAAATATTTGAAGAAATAAAAGACATTTTAAAATACAATATTGAGATAATAGAGGCTATCTCTTATGACAAAAATAAAAAAATTATCACTTCACTTAAAGCAAAACGCAACAAAATTATGAAAGAATACATCAAAATGCTTAAAAGGAGTGAAAATGCTTAA
- a CDS encoding DUF226 domain-containing protein has product MENAPEPIETVKKGKCKVECQNKERFILIEKENGKAMYHTKIMMDIYKFGVYEKKHEFRLSLRALFNGERIVEETHLYPIKEGDKFIGIFYGYRKPIKKPLIKYQINGTKKAYALARAYYMEFRFKAGSVFCYFKGLYRLLDKKRTNNHYNKVLFSMFTDLEQQVYKFYGKKYPEQGPLIKWILKNLK; this is encoded by the coding sequence ATGGAAAATGCACCAGAACCTATTGAAACTGTAAAAAAGGGTAAATGTAAGGTTGAATGCCAAAATAAAGAACGTTTTATTTTGATTGAAAAAGAAAATGGTAAAGCAATGTACCATACAAAAATAATGATGGACATTTATAAATTTGGAGTTTATGAGAAAAAACACGAATTTAGATTATCATTGAGGGCCTTATTTAACGGGGAAAGAATTGTTGAAGAAACTCATTTATACCCAATTAAAGAAGGAGATAAGTTCATTGGTATTTTTTATGGCTACAGAAAACCAATTAAAAAGCCGTTAATAAAGTATCAAATAAATGGGACTAAAAAAGCATATGCATTAGCAAGGGCATATTATATGGAATTTAGATTTAAAGCAGGAAGTGTTTTTTGCTATTTTAAAGGGCTATATCGATTATTAGATAAAAAAAGAACAAATAATCACTACAACAAAGTTTTATTTAGTATGTTTACAGATTTAGAACAACAAGTATATAAATTTTATGGGAAAAAATACCCGGAGCAAGGACCGTTAATAAAATGGATACTAAAAAACCTAAAATAA